A region of the Drosophila subobscura isolate 14011-0131.10 chromosome J, UCBerk_Dsub_1.0, whole genome shotgun sequence genome:
TGAGCTCTACTGAAAGTCATcccttccctctctcccttGTTCAACTTATTTGTGGGCAATTTTGTTGTGAAACTTGCCATAAAATAATACCCGCtgacacagaaaacaaaacatttccctttttttaaCCATACGCAGGGATGTTTTCAATTTATCGTAGGAAGGGTGAACAACGCAGATAAAGTGCTTACGGATTCTAAATATTAAAAGATATTTAGCCGAAATCTTTTTTGAAATTTCCAATAATctgccacaaacaaattgctttgACTTTGCTCTTTCAGCTCAAACAAAAAGTTACTGCAGAAATACTCTAGAATATACTCGTAAAATGGAAATAGCATAATCTTGTCTGTACTAACACCATGTATATCTACTATAGCTGAAATGTGTCTAGTATAACTTTGTTTAGTGGTTGATTTTAGCTGTTCTTGACTTGAGGATTTATAACACTCCGCATAGATATAAAGGAAAGAAACAAATCTGTTGACTTAGATCTACACATAAGGataagtgtgtgtgcttgtgtgtgatCCATTACTGCTACAAGAAATCGAATTGGAATATTGGTTAACGTTTGATTTTCGATTTAGTTTGTTTTGCCACCACACAGCAGAGCCCGTTCCAAATGATGTTTGTTAGTACTTGTATAGCACATAAGAATTTATGAGTTTATGGTTGGTTGGGATCTTGGGATCTCAGGATGTGGTTTAGCAATGTAAGCATTCAAGTGTAGCGCGGCTTTctcctttcgtttcgtttttgttgttcgtttcgtttgatATTTGTGCTAGCTGCAATTTTAGTCGAATTTCAGCCGAATAGTTGTTAGTTTTGTGTATGAAAAGACAGGAAACGTATGAGAAATTGTTAACatagaaatatttcaatattatGGCTGGGGGGAAATATCGAAATTCCCTTTATGGAAATATGGAAGTATTTATTAAGACGCTGGGATCACAGGGCTGTGAGCAGTGCGGGACAACAGACTCTTCAGATCATGTCGGTATTAGTGTAACTAGATAACAAATCAATAATTTCTTGTTGATAACCAACATGCAAATGAGGAAACTAACAATAATTAAGAAATTAGCCttcaatgaaataaaataaatatataaacgggatacatattttctttattcaattaaatttgtaaacTCTTCCATCAAATGATTCGTATGTCTCTGCCTGTCCAAAGGGGCTAAAAGGCTTATGGGATTTTTTACCAGCTTTATGGCTGCCCGCAGCACTCTGTAGGGCATATCATATTAAGGCGCATAGGGGATTATAAATATAGCGGATAATAGTTTTGTGTAAAATAGAATATGTGTATGGTTGAAGCTTTATTGCTACTTTTTCCATACAAAGAAGTTTATATAATAAAATTGGGAATTCCCCACAGAGCAGTAGAGCTGCGGATAGCCATAAAAGTACCATGCCATAATATTTCTCGGAAATAGCTAGAAAGTTTAAATGATTCACTGGAGCACTACTCATTCAGTTTCGCCACTCTATCTTCTAGATCCTTCAAAAGATCATCTTTCTCTTGCATCTTGCACGAATCTAAAATGTTTCCCAATTCCAGGAGCGCTATTTGGTCATCTCTCTCCTTCAGCTGTGCCTTAAATGTATCCAAAAGTTGTTCATTTTCCTCCTGTTTGGCCACACATGATTGAAGTTTCAGTTTGTTGTCACTCGTCTCCTCTTTCATTGCTTTAAGCTCAACCATCTGCTCGATGGCTGTTTTCTTGTGTTGAGCCATCaaagatttatttgattggCAATCCGCTTGCAGCTTGGCTAATTTTTGattgttgcactttgtttccttttccaaAATGGACAACTTCTCCTCCAGAGTTTTTATGAGGGCTGCTTGAGTGCTGATTTGCTCTTTATACTCATTGGGAAGAGTTTCGTCCCTCTTGGCATTTGCTTTAATGTCTGCctgcaaatatatttgctCTTCTGCTATTCTATGCTTAAGCCAATGTCTCTCTTGAAATGATTTTTCCAGTAGGTGATCCCGTTGCTTTTCCAGCTTGGCCAACCTCTCCTCGAGATTGATGATGTCGTATTGCCGTTTCctgattttaatttgtagaTTAGCGAAGTGTTCCTCTTCAGTCTTTTTGACAGCCCGATTGCAGATCATTTCTGTGTTCTTTGCTGAATCTGTTTCATTCAGACTAGCTGTGCTCGAGTGGATATTTGTTTCAAGAAATGATTGCAAATCGTCGATTTTTAGGTGGATCTGATGAATGACAGCAAACAGGCCCTCTAAAAATTTCacactaaaactaaaaccattTTGACTAGCACGTTGCTGAAAACCCACTCTCACTTCTAATAGCTTGCCTTCCAGATAACGAAGTCTGCTTTCTATTATCTTCCGTATAATCCATTAGATCCAACagaataaatgtatgtatttatgtacagatATTATTCCTAATAACTTCAgagtttttgagtttttttagGTTTTGAACGTGCTGGGCCGCAGGCAAATACTAAACTGAATAAAGTAAAATGATTTCATTGAGCTTTACAGCTATTCCATGGAATTTGATAGGAATATCTTATCTGGAGGCACTTTTGAAAGATTGCGTCCAACTGTTTGAGCTTTCCAGCCTGCAATTGATGGGCAATCAACTTGCACGTCTATCAGTGACGTGAACAGAAAGTTTCACTGATACTGATTTAACATGCTTATCCCGGCTGCTCAAGAAAAAATGTCGATTAAAGACAATAAAAGGATCATGTGTAACACAGTAAAAATAACGCTTTTGCCACAGGACATCTGTTAAAGATACGCTACGCAGTATCGGGTGGGACTTAACAgttgtttatttatggcatatttacatttatagtTGGTGAAATTCCTTTTCTGTTGGCAGATGTTTTTCCCCTAAGAATGTTAAAGCTTGGGACATTGACTAACAGAGTTTTTCtctgatttattttataaaaatataaataagttCACAATTTCAGAATTTGGACATCAAGCTCCACCTGCGGATACTCGTGCAGCTGAAGTTGTTGATTTACTCTACGCCATTTTACGAATCAGAAGTGTTCCAATTTACTTGTTTCTTCCTTCAGTTGTAAATCTTTCTTTAGCTTTTGGAGTCTTTCCATATCTCGCTTAATGCTGGTAATCATGAAGTTGCATTGCTTGATTTCATCGACTTTCACGCTTTCACCCATAAATACCAAGCTCTTCCGATTACAGAGTTGAATAAAAAATGCCATCTGCAACTTCCAATTCTTTTCAAGCTCAGCAATTTTTTCATCAATTTCCTTCGATGTCTCCATATTAACATCAAGATTATCGGAGTGTTTTTCTGCAGACTTCTGTCTGAATGCTTCGacctttttgtgtggcagaaaGAAGTGCACTAAACATAGGAAATTGTTTGAGCTGCTCAGCCAGCTCAGCTCAGTGTTATGAGTCTGCGGTGTGCATGCCCCAACGTTATCCGTTGCGGAGTGATGTGAACAAAGAGTTGCACCCACACCGATACGCTTATTTATATCTACTCAAGAGATTTGTCATCGCTTGCACTGCATGCAGTGGATTTTATATCTATAAATATGAGGGGTGCTAGAAAAAGTCCCATCTGTTAAGCTTTTGTGGTCATATTTCCTCGAAGGATGTCTTAACATGCACCTGTTAAATGAGAATGCTGGCCAACAGATccatacaaatttaaatgtacaaTTTAGAATTAAATGAACATACATTTAAGAATATTATATGATCTCTGAAGGGAAGTCAATGGCAAAACCATAGCTTTGGACTTGTGACTCACCAAAAATCAGGTTATAATTATTCCTTCATAAAATAAAGGCGCGAGCATTTAAAAAATGGCGCACCAGAAAAATTGCCACAACAGCTCCCgctattttataattttccttGTTTGATGCAACATTTCCCCTGCAACTAGAACATTTCCCCTGCAACTGAGTTCGAGCTGAGAGACTTTTTGTTCAAACTCAAACATGTTGGCAGCTTTGAATAATAATTTGATGAATTCTTATAGTTTTTTAgtcatttatttgattatatATATATCCCTGTTCTTAATGTTTCTTTTCAGACACTACCGAATTTAGCCGTACCCAAAAATCGATCAACAGTAACGATTTTTGTAAACTTCGTGGCCCAGCATTCCCTAGTAGTTAAAAGCCCTAAATATATGGCTTCCACAAGTTTCTTCACACGCACTCCGAGCCAgacaatacaaaatatttcagtATACAAACGTACGTAGGTGTGTGtctataaaaatacatatgtacatatttttatatacagTAGACCCGACACATTCATTTATATACGAAGCCTCACGTGTCGTGTCGTCGCTATCCTAAAGAAAAAGATTGACAACGGAAAAAAAAGCTAGTGAAATGTGAAAGTGGGGAGAAAAACTGCTGCTTGGCATCTTTTTACGCTTTTCGGCTGTTGATTTTTGCTACTTTAACGTTTACCGTCGTCCTGCGTCCTTGGAGCGCCTTCGCATTCTCCCCATGGAATTATGGAAACGTTGGCGTTGGCCACTGCTAGGGCCTCCATCTACTGCTTTTATCATTCGGTGAAAATAGAAAGGCATTTTGcccgttctctctctctctctctctctctctctgtctctttccatcttatcttttgtttttaacgCCTTGGCGGCGGTTTTTCCTTCGCCTTTCTCCCAGCTAAATGTGTTGCTCTCCTTATTTTCGGCCTGTTCCGGTTCTTGGGTCTGATTAAAAGATACGTTTTCGAGTATTATTATGTTTTCATTTACGAGTAGAGCCCACAGGCTGATGGGTGGGATTCCAGCTGGTATTCAGTTTCCAATTATATTTCAAACTTGCCCTCACTCTTGACTAAAgccaaaattgattaattaccAAATAGATTACACAAATATACTCTTCAAACATACATGTGTAATAATAAGTTAAGGGCCCTCCCACACAGGTGTATGTATTCATGAAACCATCATCCTACAGCCCCACACTTAACCCGTACCCTGATGCAATTATTCAATTATCCATTTTTGtaatcaattcaattgaagCTGAAAACGacgcttttttttgctgctgacGCTTTTTCCATCGAGCCACTCTCAATTACTGGATTATTGATGCATATTAATAGCTTTTTGTTCCACAACACAGCAAACTTATAATAACAAAttctacaacaacaaaatatgtgtTCGCTCGTTAGAGTGGGAATAGTCGCGGGCATTCTATGGACTAAGGGATACCACTTCATCTGACTCGTACCCAGTGAAGTATTACAGAAGAATCTCATTGTTCCTTCGCTTAATGGCAGATAAATTCTGAagacttttgctgcttctgctgatggCATAAATCACAAATATACCCTTGAGACTGCCAAGATATCAGTTATTGaaagaaagcaagaaaaaaacagtCAACAAACAGGCAAAAGGTGCAGAGGACAAGTGGATGGATAGCATTTCGCTA
Encoded here:
- the LOC117894288 gene encoding titin homolog; the encoded protein is MICNRAVKKTEEEHFANLQIKIRKRQYDIINLEERLAKLEKQRDHLLEKSFQERHWLKHRIAEEQIYLQADIKANAKRDETLPNEYKEQISTQAALIKTLEEKLSILEKETKCNNQKLAKLQADCQSNKSLMAQHKKTAIEQMVELKAMKEETSDNKLKLQSCVAKQEENEQLLDTFKAQLKERDDQIALLELGNILDSCKMQEKDDLLKDLEDRVAKLNE